From a single Populus nigra chromosome 18, ddPopNigr1.1, whole genome shotgun sequence genomic region:
- the LOC133678679 gene encoding protein EXECUTER 2, chloroplastic-like — protein sequence MIVGNNVCGMGQSITTVPQLRPFCCIDFSARKSTNFSFLFGWGHSSALLNNNRNSSFSLNKTTRKNSNLHCCRCNNSNNTLEWDWNRWNRHFSEIEQAESFASVLKFQLEDAIENEDFQEAAKLKIAIAEATSKDNVAHIMSELKNAVEEERYHDASKLCKYTGSGLVGWWVGYSSDSDDPFGRLVRITPGVGRFVGRSYTPRQLVNSSLGTPLFEIFVVKDAEEKYAMQVVCLQRTKGSSTNSTSSRSKSTQVPSISEDKNASVVDVQENGIKTERSEEKSINIEEATEEGIKSVINFLKDKIPGLKVKVVNINNTEEVMEDSDSVKQLMQEDDDKTGSSENSEEHASDLEEIQPDEVALEGSSDSSEDGKDLDMKLFIGGVVHNNEDTPSKDEYVRLPAEIKDMERDSFVLHVQRSLDSGSKESKASKVKVAAITAKGISELMPSDVAKAFWGADKVSSKVSRNVREIVKLAVSQAQKQSSLSEYTTFSRVTTSNSSLDPFDGLYVGAFGPYGTEIVQLRRKYGHWNIEDDQSSDVEFFEYVEAVKLTGDLNVPAGQVTFRARIGKGSRNSNRGKYPDELGVVASYKGQGRIAEFGFKNPRWVDGELLQLNGRGIGPYVKGADLGFLYVVPEQSFLVLFNRLKLPD from the exons ATGATAGTGGGAAATAATGTCTGTGGGATGGGGCAATCGATAACTACAGTGCCccagttaagacccttttgttGCATTGATTTCTCAGCCCGCAAGTCTACCAATTTTAGCTTTCTTTTCGGTTGGGGCCACTCTTCTGCTCTTCTCAACAACAACAggaattcttctttttctctaaaTAAAACCACCCGCAAGAACTCAAATTTGCACTGCTGTCGTTGCAACAATAGCAATAATACTTTGGAGTGGGACTGGAACAGATGGAACCGCCATTTCTCTGAGATTGAACAAGCTGAAAGTTTTGCTTCTGTTCTCAAG TTTCAACTggaggatgcaattgaaaatgaAGACTTTCAAGAGGCTGCAAAGTTGAAAATAGCCATTGCTGAAGCTACTTCAAAGGATAATGTAGCCCATATAATGTCTGAATTGAAG AATGCAGTAGAGGAAGAACGATACCACGATGCTTCAAAATTGTGTAAATATACAGGAAGTGGATTG GTAGGTTGGTGGGTGGGCTACTCATCGGATTCTGATGATCCCTTTGGCAGACTGGTTCGCATAACACCTGGCGTGGGCAGATTTGTTGGCCGGAGTTATACTCCAAG GCAGTTGGTCAATTCATCTCTTGGAACTCcattatttgagatttttgtgGTCAAAGATGCCGAGGAAAAGTATGCTATGCAA GTAGTATGTCTGCAACGAACTAAAGGAAGTTCAACAAACTCTACGAGTTCACGATCTAAATCTACACAGGTTCCATCCATTTCTGAAGATAAGAATGCATCTGTAGTGGATGTTCAGGAAAATGGCATTAAGACAGAGAGGAGTGAGGAGAAGAGCATAAATATTGAGGAAGCAACTGAGGAAGGGATAAAAAGTGTGATAAATTTTCTCAAAGATAAGATTCCTGGGTTAAAAGTAAAAGTTGTGAACATTAACAATACAGAGGAAGTGATGGAGGATAGTGATTCTGTGAAGCAGTTGATGCAAGAAGATGATGACAAGACAGGGTCTAGTGAGAATTCAGAAGAACATGCCAGTGATCTAGAAGAGATTCAGCCTGATGAGGTAGCTTTGGAAGGCAGTAGTGATTCCTCAGAAGATGGAAAAGATTTAGATATGAAGCTTTTTATTGGAGGGGTTGTACATAACAATGAAGATACTCCGAGCAAGGATGAGTATGTGCGTCTTCCAGCTGAAATTAAAGATATGGAGAGAGATTCTTTTGTACTACATGTTCAAAGAAGTCTAGATTCTGGCAGTAAAGAAAGTAAAGCATCCAAGGTGAAAGTGGCAGCTATAACAGCTAAAGGTATATCTGAGCTTATGCCTTCAGATGTTGCAAAGGCATTTTGGGGTGCAGACAAAGTTTCTTCAAAG gtTTCAAGAAATGTGCGTGAAATCGTGAAACTTGCTGTTAGTCAGGCACAGAAGCAAAGCAGTTTATCTGAGTATACAACTTTCAGTAGAGTTACAACTTCTAATAGCAGTTTAGATCCATTTGACG GCCTATATGTTGGTGCATTTGGGCCTTATGGGACTGAGATAGTACAATTGAGGCGTAAATATGGTCATTGGAATATTGAGGATGACCAATCCTCAGATGTGGAGTTCTTTGAGTATGTTGAGGCTGTGAAGCTAACTGGGGATCTTAATGTCCCTGCTGGCCAG GTGACATTTCGTGCCAGAATTGGGAAAGGAAGTCGCAATTCCAACCGTGGGAAGTATCCAGATGAACTGGGAGTG GTGGCAAGTTACAAAGGTCAAGGAAGAATAGCAGAATTTGGCTTCAAAAATCCACGATGGGTTGATGGTGAACTTCTTCAACTTAATGGCAGG GGCATTGGACCATATGTCAAAGGGGCAGATCTGGGTTTCCTTTATGTTGTTCCAGAACAAAGTTTCCTTGTGCTGTTTAACCGGTTGAAGCTACCAGACTAA
- the LOC133678966 gene encoding CASP-like protein 4A3, translating to METARSDSKPKTQVPRSSSSNSDSQSHSPHRFQSPHRSDYGDPLESPPYASPSASPEKSLSPLQNSMAVVAVDTHKSTQYSPALSSFPPDNLSAPPELVLNKVARERVADGVVRKVGTASVARRSRKEEKMRTGELGFRVSEIIMCLISFAVMAADKTQGWSGDSFYRYIEYRYCLAVNVIGFVYAGFQAYDLSYQLATGKHVIRHHLRQHFNFFMDQMLAYLLVSASSSAATRVDDWQSNWGKDEFTEMATASVVMAFLAFIAFAGSSIISGYNLYNRDAI from the exons atggaaacagCGAGATCCGATTCCAAGCCGAAAACCCAAGTCCCACGATCCTCTTCTTCAAACTCCGACTCACAATCCCACTCTCCTCACCGTTTCCAATCCCCTCACCGATCCGACTATGGCGACCCTCTCGAAAGCCCTCCCTACGCCTCTCCCTCTGCTTCCCCTGAAAAATCACTATCTCCGCTCCAAAACTCCATGGCCGTCGTTGCCGTTGACACCCACAAGTCTACTCAGTACTCCCCCGCACTTTCCTCTTTCCCGCCGGATAACCTCTCTGCGCCTCCTGAGCTGGTGCTGAACAAGGTGGCGAGGGAGAGAGTGGCAGATGGGGTGGTGAGGAAGGTGGGGACGGCGTCGGTGGCGAGGAGGTCGaggaaagaagagaagatgagGACTGGTGaattagggtttagggttagtgAGATTATCATGTGTTTGATATCTTTTGCTGTTATGGCTGCTGATAAGACTCAGGGATGGAGTGGTGATTCCTTTTATAGATATATAGAGTATAG GTATTGTTTGGCCGTGAATGTGATTGGGTTTGTGTATGCTGGATTTCAAGCTTATGATTTAAGCTATCAGTTAGCCACCGGGAAACATGTGATTCGACACCATCTTCGTcaacattttaatttcttcatggaTCAG ATGCTAGCATATCTTCTGGTATCAGCATCCTCTTCAGCCGCCACTCGGGTTGATGACTGGCAATCTAACTGGGGCAAAGATGAGTTCACAGAGATGGCAACTGCTTCGGTTGTCATGGCCTTCCTGGCTTTTATTGCCTTTGCCGGTAGCTCCATTATATCTGGTTACAATCTTTACAACCGGGACGCAATATGA